GGTGGTAATGCATGGGCCGAACTTTTCGGCTGCGGCCTTAAACTCAGCCCGATGATGTTCGGCTGCTTCCACCACCATGATTCGCTTGTGCCAGGTGAGCACACTATTGAACGATGCGGGGAGCGAAAGTTTTCGCACTTCAAACGACGCCCGCAGCCGTTCGAGTGCGGCCGCTGTAGTGGCCTGTACGAGCGGATCGGCCTGCTCGAGCAGCGGGCTATCGACCACAAACAGCGTCCGATAAACGCCGTAACAATCGAGCCAATACTCAAGGTCGTGCTCGGCCCAGGGCCGAGTGACAGAAGCGTCCACTCCGCCGCTGGCCCGGGCGGCTAATTGCTGCCAGACGAGATACAGGTCACTCACCCGTCGCGCGATCGGCCCCACATGATCGAGATGAAAACTGAGTGGCTCGACTTGTTCCAAACTCACTTCGCCCCACGGCGGCTTGAATCCCGCGACGCCGCAATATGAGGCAGGACGCGTGATCGAACCGCCCGTCTGCGTGCCCAGCGCGGCGAAGCACATTTCCATGGCAACCGCGGCAGCACTGCCACTGCTGCTGCCGCCAGGAGTGTGAGCCGCGTTCCACGGATTCTTCGTGGGAGGTGGATCGAAGGCAGCGAACTGCGTGGTGACTGTTTTGCCGAGTAAGATTGCCCCAGCTTCTCGAAGTGCAGCAACAACCGGAGCATCTTTGGTCGCCGGTAACTTTCCACGCAGTGGCGAACCGCAGCGGGTAGGCATGCCAGCGACATCAATGATGTCTTTAATGCCAATCGGAATGCCGAACAACGGGCTAGCTGGTTCTTCTCCATCGGCCAGCGTCGCCCCCAGTCGCTTGGCCTCTTTCAATGCGCCCGCTCGATCCACCGTCACCCACGCTTGCACCGCAGGTTCGTACTGGTCGATGTTCGCCAGGCACTGCTCCACCAAATCAAGCGGACGAAGCACCCCGTCGCGAATCAATTCAGCAGCACGGGCAATGGTGGGAAGGTCGGGCATGGGGGAAGGCAGGGTGGAAGGGAGAAAGGGTGGAAGGGATGAGGAGTTACGGACTAGGTTATCATTTTCGAAAGGCGAACGGCACTGGCGAATGGTGAAGGAACCTCGCAGAATGATTGGGTGATTCAACTGGATTATCGCTTCGTCCCTACCACCCTTTCTCCCTTGATCCCCCTCAATGCGCACCACGTTCCAGCCCGAGCTAGTTCATCCCAGTGCTTTCATTGCCGCGGGCGCAGTGGTACTGGGCGACGTATCACTGGCCGAAGATAGCAGCGTGTGGTTCAACGCGGTCATTCGCGGCGATACCGAAGCGATTCGGATTGGGGTCGGCTCGAACGTGCAAGATGGCTGTATTTTGCACGCCGATCCCGGTCGGCCCTGCATCTTGGGAGACCGCGTAACACTCGGTCATGGTGCCATCGTGCATGGCGCCATCGTCGAAGACGATTGCCTGATCGGCATGCGGGCGGTCGTTATGAATGGGGCCAAGATCGGCCGCGGCAGCATCGTGGGCGTGGGTGCCGTCGTCATGGAAAACATAGACGTGCCGCCGGGAAGCATCGTGCTAGGCGTGCCCGGCAAAGTGATTCGGCAGGCATCCGAAAAAGACTTCGCCAAGATTCGACATGCGGCAGATCACTATGTTGCCGCCGCGAAGGCTTACCAGTCCACATCGTCGCGCTAGTGCTAGGAGTGCTTTACAGGCGGCAAGTTCACGTTCGCCGGACCGCTGATGACTTCGCCATGCTGGTTGAAACGGCTGCCGTGACAAGGGCAATCGAAGGTGCAATCGCCGTGGTTCCATTGCACGATGCAGCCCAGATGCGGGCAGACTGCCGAGTACTCATGTATCAGACCAGACTGATCGCGGTAAGCAGCGATTTTCTGCAATCCGCGCCGCACAATGGCTCCCTGTGACGGCGGAATGTCATCGACAGAACTGACATCTCCCGGCGTAACCCAAGCCGCGTATTGCGAAGCAACATTCAGGTTCTCTTTGACGAAATCGGTGAATCCGCCGACCGGCTTGCGCGACGGATCGTAAAGACTCGTCCAAGGATTTTCTCTGCCCACAATCAGATCGGTGATGAGCATGCCAGCAATCGTACCGTGCGTCAGCCCCATGCCTGAATCACCAGTCGCAACGTAGATCTCCGGGTCATCTCCCGGATTACGACCGATATACGCGAGCCCATCGAGCGTTTCCATCACCTGCCCCGACCAACGGTACTTCAGTTCTTGGGCTTGGGGGAAGTGAATGCGAGCCCAACTTTCCAGCCTGGCATAGCGGGCTTCTGCATCGTCATGCTGACCTGTTTTTGCATCCTCGCCCCCCACAATAAGCAAGCACTCATCCGCCGCCGGTGACGAGCGGTCTTCAATGCGAACATAGTGGTAAGGATCAAGCGTGTCCCACAGCAGGGCCCGCGCGACAGCGTTCCGCGGTGCTCGTAAGGCAACGACATAGCTCAGGTAGGCCGCCTGCTTTAAGTGGATAGCAAAGATGTCATTCACGGGAATGTTCGTCGCCACGACGACTGACCTGGCACGCACTTCGGTTCCGGACGGGCTGACTACTCGCTTGACTTCGCCGGGCTTAATCGATTCTGCGTGGCACTGTGAGACGATTCGGCCGCCAGATTTTTGAATTGCCGTCGCCAGAGCATTGAGGTATTTCAGCGGCTGAAACTGAGCCTGCCTGGTAAATCGCAAACAGGGTCCCGTATCGAACGCAGGAAACGGAGCTTTGGGAACTCGCTCAACTTCCACGCCAGCTTTCCTTGCCGCCACCAGTTCTGCGTCGAGATTGTCCCACGACTTGTCGGGCGGATTGAACAGATAGCCGTCAACGCGGCTAAAATCGCACCAGATGCTCCGCTCTCGAACGATACTCTCGATTCGCGAAATGGCAGCGGTGTGACTTTCCGCCGCTAAGCGGCAGGCCTCTTCACCACGCCGCATCGCCAGTTCAGTAAACCGATCGTCGAGCACACTCGATAAATGAGCGCTGGTTTTTTGAGTCTGACCGCCGCCCACGCTTCCGTCGTCCAACACCACTACCGAACGTCCCTCGCGCAATAGGTGATATGCAGTCGACAGCCCCGCTATACCGGCGCCAATCACGCAGACATCGGCATCGACATCACTCGTCAGCCCCGATTCGCCCAGTTGATGAGGAATATCTTGCCAACAGGACTTGTGATTGGGACGAGTCATGTGTCACCGTTCAGAGACAGGGAAACATTCGGCAGCAACTGCGTGCTGACAGGCGCTCTCCCGGCAATGAGATAAAGGAAGTGGTCTTTAAACAAGCGATTAGGAAGCATGTTGCAGTGATTGCAACCGCTCGAGCGTTGCTATGTGGGCCCTGGTTTGAGGTAGTAGCACGCCGTTAATCAACGATTGGGTCAAAGCTGGCAGTTCGTGCGATTGAACTGCAGATTCATAAGTGCTGAGGCCGGTTTCTTCGCCTTGCTTCAAGGCTGTTAGAGCAGGACCGTTACCAAACAATTGGGCCGTCGATTCGATTGCCTTCGCGAACGTTCCCCAACTGCCAGAGCTAGTTTCCGGATCGCCACCAAACTCGCGAATCTGTTTTCGTAGCAGTGAAACAGCTTCACTATGCTCGTCACGAATTTGTGCAAGCTGTAGCGCGCCATGTTCGCTATCGACCTTGCGCAATGCTTGCTGATAAGTCTCAGTGGCCGCCAATTCGCCACGGAGCAAACCGTTCAATGTGTCCAAATGGGGTGTAGCCATTGTTCGTATCTCCCACGCTGGCATGATCCTTAAATTGCTTACCTAAGTTCTCGCCCGCTGCCGCTATTAGCTGGCAAGCACTCAGTGCAAGGTTCATGCCGTCAAGTATCTGAGATAGATGCTATCCAATTGAAAGGATAGAGCCTGCACGAGATGCCCACTCGGGCCGTGCAGCTTGCGAGATGCCGAAATCACCGCTGAGGTGTTTAGTAGTGCCAGCTCAGAATTAGCGAGCATCTTTATCACCCGGCTTCTTCGCCGTTTCGTCCTTGGGCTTGGCGGCAGCTGGCGTTGGTTCGCTCTTGTCGTCGCGCGGTGGATCGAAGAAGCGGCAGCCGGCGATGATTTCCTGGTCGATATGAGCGTACTTCTCGACGAGGCGTTGGTCGATGGTGAACACCACCGAGGCTCGCCGGCCAGCGGAATCGGACAAGTGATAATAGGTCCACTGAATCGGCAGTTCGGAGGCGAAGCCAGCGACGAGGAGCCGTTGCACCTTGATGCCGGCGTCGTTTACGTTTTCGCTGGCCTCGGTTATTTGTGCTTTCTGTTTCTCGAGCGCGGTTTTGACGTCGCCTTGAAACGTATCGAGCGCCAGCTTCTCGTCTTTGCTGAAGGACTTGAGTTTAGAAATATTGCATTGGGCCACGAGCTCGCCACGGTCGACCATCCGCAGGATGGCAGCGTCGTAGCGTTCGTTCATTACCCGCCAGCGGCGATCGTGAACGAGTTCGAAGCCACCTTTTTCGGAACGGAACGATAAGAGCGTTTCACCTGCTTTGGCCACGAGCGGCAATTTGCTGATCGATTCCTCACTGATTTCCGCCGCGCTGTCGGTAAGGGCGGTGAGCATGCGAATTCGCGAGGTTACGTCGTAACCGGGTTGGGCGTGGCCAATGGCGCGGTTCTCGTTGAGCGACAGGGCCAGCCAGGTAAGTAGCTGTTGCTTAGGATCGACGTTAAGCTTCGCGCGGATCGCGCATTCCGATGCCACGCCGCCGACAGCGCCAGACGCCTTCCCTTCCAGCGACAGAATCGCAATCCCATCACGCAACTCGTCGAACTTGCCGGTAATGTCCTGTTTGTGGACCGCGTCGAGGCTGAGAAGACGAACGACGGCCGCGTCGGTCAGGTTCCAAGTTTCGCCGACTTTCAACGCTTTGCCGGGGAGCAACAGTTCCGGCAGCACACCAGCGCCCGGCACATCGAGCAGTTCGAGTTCTTCGCGGCTGAGTGGACCAAGGGGCGAGAAGTAAGTGCCCGCATCACCTTCGGCCTGTAATACAACCAGTCGCCGATCGTCACGCAGTGAGTGTGAAAACTCAGTGTTCTTCAAATTGAATTTGGTTTGGGCAGTCGAGTAATTGCGGACTAGCCGGACTGCGGCGGAATCTTTCACTGCGGGCAATCGTCGTTGCAAGAAGTCCAGTTCAGCGGTTACCGACATGGGGAGGAACTTCACCTCCCGGCTGTCCGGGTTCATTTTCATTTGGCCGGAGGCTTCCACTGCCACTTTGACGTGCTGCGGGCGAGCCTCATTCGAGTTCACCGCCAGCATTACCGCTTCGTCAGCGGCGTAGAGCGGGAGGCCGCCTGCGGCGAGAGCCGCAGTGATCGCCGATTGCCGCAAAAACGATCGTCGCGTGCAACCAAGAAACAAGTTGGGTACCGAAGGCACGAAAGACTGGTGTTGGCGGAGGTGCGTCATCTCGAATCCCTTCTTGAGACGAAATTCTCAAATTGAGATCGTCCCGTGTTTCCTGAATTACCCAAGTACCCATGCGACCGTTGTAATCGACCTGGGCGCATCGCAATCATCGGTAGTCGGACCTGCGGGGATGCAACAAAACCAAACTGTCTGCGGTGGTCGTTCTGCTAGCAGACTGGCAGTTGTTTGAACGGCAATCGATGTGATCGACGGCCGTACAAACTTAATGGTTCTCGGTGTTTAGTGGTAATTTTCGCGTCGCCAGGTTCTGAGTAGTTGCAGTTGATTCGTCTTGCTCCTCAATTCCAAACACTATGCGCGAACATGAGTTAGGACAAACGTGACTTACCCTTAGCTGGCGGTTTGCCGCGTTACATCGTCCAAGGTGTCCACCGCGGCACGTCAAATGCTCCCCTCTAAAGAGTCGCTCGCGTGAGTGTCATGCGGGCGGAGAAAACAACGAGGGTGATGGGGGATCGAAATTCCGAGTGTCTTGTAAGACTGCGGCATTTACCCAGGTATAGAGAGTTGCATCTAAAGAACAATTCACCCATTGCAAGCGTAGAGAGTGCAGGCAGTTAGCGAGTAAGATGCTCGCTGGCCACAGGCGACCCGGATCGGACGGGGAAGGGATTCCAGGAACAGCCGGCTGATCGGGTAGGAAAGAGGCTTATCATGCATGCCAGTTATGTCAACCCAGTGCTCAAGCAACTTCGCGATCAGCAAGTTCGTTTTGCTCCTCGCGATAAGAAAATCGAGCAAGTCAATCGCGCCGAGCGTCTGCTCGCCGAAATGGAAAAAGAACGCACTTACTCCTACGAGTATCTGTGCTATCGCATTACCGATTATCGCCCCGATTCGACGCAGCCCGTCGTGATGCAGGGGAGCGATGCCATTCACGACCTGCGCTTGTTCGTTGAAGACGTCTCGGACGCGGCGAACATTCCGGTCCAAGATGCTGGCGAGCCCGTCCACACCGTCGAAGAACTGAGCAAGCTGTTCAAGGTTTCGACCAAGACCATCGCGCGGTGGCGCGAACAAGGCCTCGTGAGCCGCCGCTTCGTCTTCGAAGGCCGGCGCAAGCGGGTCGGGTTCTTGCGCTCCAGCGTTGAGCGTTTCATGAACCAGAACGAAGAAAAAATCAAGCGCGGCGAACGCTTCAGCCAACTGACGGACGTCGAGAAGGTCGAAATTGTCGACCGTGCTCGTCGTTTGGCTGCGGCTGGCGGTTGCCCGTCGGAAGTGGCTCGTCGTGTTGCCAAGCGGATGAACCGGAGCGTTGAGACAATTCGCTACACCCTGCGCAATTTCGATCAGCAGAATCCCCACGAAGCCGTGTTTCCGGATCAAACCGGGCTGTTGTCGGACGAGCAGAAGCAGCGGATCTATCAGCAGTCGAAGCGCGGTGACTCGGTCGACGTGCTCGCAAAGCGGTATTGCCGTACGAGGACCACCGTTTATCGCGTGCTGAACGAAGTGCGCGCGAAGCGGATTTTGGAACTGCCTTTGGAATACATGCATCACGAAAGCTTTGACGTTGCGTCGAACGAGAAGGAGTTTCTCGGCCCAACACCAATGCCGGAAACGCCAACCCGCAAGTTGCGCAGCCCGAGTGGATTGCCGCCGTACCTGGCTGCACTCTACGAAGTGCCACTACTTGCTCGCGAGCAGGAAGCACACTTGTTCCGCAAGTTCAACTTCCTCAAGCACAAGGCCAGCAAGCTGCGTGAGCAGTTGCACCCGACTTCGGCTCGCACCACCGAGATGAACGAAATCGAGCAACTGTACGAAGAAGCAGTCAAGGTGAAGAACGAAATCGTGCAGGCTAACTTGCGTCTGGTGGTCTCGATCGCCAAGCGTCACGTCAGTGGCACGGAAGACTTCTTCAGCCTGGTTTCGGATGGCAACATGTCGCTGATTCGTGCCGTCGAGAAGTTCGACTACTCGCGCGGCAACAAGTTCAGCACGTACGCCAGCTGGGCCATTATGAAGAACTTCGCCCGGACCATTCCGGAGGAATACAAACGACGCGACCGGTTCCGCACTAGCCAGGACGAGCTCTTCGTCGCCCAAGCCGATCAGCGGCCCGATTCGCTCGGTCAGGAAGTCGTGCAGAATACGCTCGAAAAGCAGGTGGAGAAGAT
Above is a window of Anatilimnocola aggregata DNA encoding:
- a CDS encoding amidase; this translates as MPDLPTIARAAELIRDGVLRPLDLVEQCLANIDQYEPAVQAWVTVDRAGALKEAKRLGATLADGEEPASPLFGIPIGIKDIIDVAGMPTRCGSPLRGKLPATKDAPVVAALREAGAILLGKTVTTQFAAFDPPPTKNPWNAAHTPGGSSSGSAAAVAMEMCFAALGTQTGGSITRPASYCGVAGFKPPWGEVSLEQVEPLSFHLDHVGPIARRVSDLYLVWQQLAARASGGVDASVTRPWAEHDLEYWLDCYGVYRTLFVVDSPLLEQADPLVQATTAAALERLRASFEVRKLSLPASFNSVLTWHKRIMVVEAAEHHRAEFKAAAEKFGPCITTLIQEGLGVSAVDYCEALRMQNQVRNELAQLLHSQGDLLGCLVMPATTTPAPDASTTGNPAFNAPWSFLGLPTITIPCGLAANGLPCGLQFIAFTSPQVFAMAGMCERILHQYARPPLLETPR
- a CDS encoding gamma carbonic anhydrase family protein, translating into MRTTFQPELVHPSAFIAAGAVVLGDVSLAEDSSVWFNAVIRGDTEAIRIGVGSNVQDGCILHADPGRPCILGDRVTLGHGAIVHGAIVEDDCLIGMRAVVMNGAKIGRGSIVGVGAVVMENIDVPPGSIVLGVPGKVIRQASEKDFAKIRHAADHYVAAAKAYQSTSSR
- a CDS encoding FAD-dependent oxidoreductase, coding for MTRPNHKSCWQDIPHQLGESGLTSDVDADVCVIGAGIAGLSTAYHLLREGRSVVVLDDGSVGGGQTQKTSAHLSSVLDDRFTELAMRRGEEACRLAAESHTAAISRIESIVRERSIWCDFSRVDGYLFNPPDKSWDNLDAELVAARKAGVEVERVPKAPFPAFDTGPCLRFTRQAQFQPLKYLNALATAIQKSGGRIVSQCHAESIKPGEVKRVVSPSGTEVRARSVVVATNIPVNDIFAIHLKQAAYLSYVVALRAPRNAVARALLWDTLDPYHYVRIEDRSSPAADECLLIVGGEDAKTGQHDDAEARYARLESWARIHFPQAQELKYRWSGQVMETLDGLAYIGRNPGDDPEIYVATGDSGMGLTHGTIAGMLITDLIVGRENPWTSLYDPSRKPVGGFTDFVKENLNVASQYAAWVTPGDVSSVDDIPPSQGAIVRRGLQKIAAYRDQSGLIHEYSAVCPHLGCIVQWNHGDCTFDCPCHGSRFNQHGEVISGPANVNLPPVKHS
- a CDS encoding DUF2383 domain-containing protein, whose translation is MATPHLDTLNGLLRGELAATETYQQALRKVDSEHGALQLAQIRDEHSEAVSLLRKQIREFGGDPETSSGSWGTFAKAIESTAQLFGNGPALTALKQGEETGLSTYESAVQSHELPALTQSLINGVLLPQTRAHIATLERLQSLQHAS
- a CDS encoding twin-arginine translocation signal domain-containing protein yields the protein MTHLRQHQSFVPSVPNLFLGCTRRSFLRQSAITAALAAGGLPLYAADEAVMLAVNSNEARPQHVKVAVEASGQMKMNPDSREVKFLPMSVTAELDFLQRRLPAVKDSAAVRLVRNYSTAQTKFNLKNTEFSHSLRDDRRLVVLQAEGDAGTYFSPLGPLSREELELLDVPGAGVLPELLLPGKALKVGETWNLTDAAVVRLLSLDAVHKQDITGKFDELRDGIAILSLEGKASGAVGGVASECAIRAKLNVDPKQQLLTWLALSLNENRAIGHAQPGYDVTSRIRMLTALTDSAAEISEESISKLPLVAKAGETLLSFRSEKGGFELVHDRRWRVMNERYDAAILRMVDRGELVAQCNISKLKSFSKDEKLALDTFQGDVKTALEKQKAQITEASENVNDAGIKVQRLLVAGFASELPIQWTYYHLSDSAGRRASVVFTIDQRLVEKYAHIDQEIIAGCRFFDPPRDDKSEPTPAAAKPKDETAKKPGDKDAR
- a CDS encoding sigma-70 family RNA polymerase sigma factor, producing the protein MHASYVNPVLKQLRDQQVRFAPRDKKIEQVNRAERLLAEMEKERTYSYEYLCYRITDYRPDSTQPVVMQGSDAIHDLRLFVEDVSDAANIPVQDAGEPVHTVEELSKLFKVSTKTIARWREQGLVSRRFVFEGRRKRVGFLRSSVERFMNQNEEKIKRGERFSQLTDVEKVEIVDRARRLAAAGGCPSEVARRVAKRMNRSVETIRYTLRNFDQQNPHEAVFPDQTGLLSDEQKQRIYQQSKRGDSVDVLAKRYCRTRTTVYRVLNEVRAKRILELPLEYMHHESFDVASNEKEFLGPTPMPETPTRKLRSPSGLPPYLAALYEVPLLAREQEAHLFRKFNFLKHKASKLREQLHPTSARTTEMNEIEQLYEEAVKVKNEIVQANLRLVVSIAKRHVSGTEDFFSLVSDGNMSLIRAVEKFDYSRGNKFSTYASWAIMKNFARTIPEEYKRRDRFRTSQDELFVAQADQRPDSLGQEVVQNTLEKQVEKILSQLDERERQIIISRFGLDHSQEPLTLKEVGEEMGVTKERVRQIESRALTKARQVALTEHIELPD